Genomic window (Candidatus Dormiibacterota bacterium):
GATGTGGCCCTGCTTGGCCCAGTCCAGCGCCTCGAGAAGGGCGCCCCCGCCGGCCTCCTTGAGGACGAACCCGCGCGCCCCGATGGCGAGCGCGCGGCGGAGGATGCGCGCGCTCGGGAACGAGGTGAGCACGATCACCTCCAGCGGCGGCTCGCGCAGCCGGGCCTCGCGAATGATGTCGATCCCCGAGCCGCCCTTCAGCTGCATGTCGGCGATCAGCAGGGTGGTGGTCTCGGGCAGCGTGCTCATCCGCATCCGCGCCTCGGTCAGGCTGCTCGCCTCCGCGACCACGCGGAACCGCCCCGTGCCCTCGAGGAAGCTGCGCACCCCCACCCGGACGACCGCGTGGTCGTCGACGACGAAGACGTCGGTCCGTTCCTCGGTGGTCATGACGCGTGAACCTCGACGTGGGGCATGGGGCCGGGCGACGGCAGCGGCACCAGCGGCGGCGGCGCCGGAGCGGGCACCGGCGCGGGCGGCGGCGGCGCCGGCCGCGGCGGTGCGGTGGGAGCGGCGGGAGCGCGCCGCTGCGGGGGGGCGGCGGCCACCACCGGCGGCGCCGTCGCGGCCGGGGTCGGCGCCGGGCCGAGGGCGAGCTTGACCGGCGCGGCGTGGCCGAGCACGGCGCGGGCCATGGCGGGGTCGTTGCCGTCCATCCCCAGCGCCCAGATGCCCACCCCGCGGAGGTGCGCGGCGTCGGCGAGCTCGGCCTTCATCGCGATCGACTGCGGGTCCTCGTAGTAGGCGAGGTGCCACTGGCCCGACGCCTCCTGCCAGGAGGTCCACGGCGCCGCGGTGACCGGGTCCCAGTAGCGGGGGTGGCCGGCGGTGGCGAGCTCCGCGTAGGTCACCGGCTTCGACGGACCCGACGCGGGGGCGGCGTGGTCGCCGCTCGCGGTCGGCCAGTCGACGCCGTAGAAGGGCATGCCGAGGATCACCTTCCCCGGCCCCGCGGCGGCCGCGTAGGCCGCCACCGCCGCGCCGTCGTTGCTCGGCGCCCCGCGGAGTGGTGCGACGGCCGAGGGGTTGTCGCCCTGCATGTTGTAGGCCATGACGAAGAAGGCGTCGACGGCCGGGGCGATGCGGGCGACGTCGAAGTACCCGGCGGTGTCGCTCGCCGAGTTGGCGTAGGTGTCGACGGTCACCTGCCAGCGCGGGTTGGCGGCGTGGAGCGCGTTCGCCACCGCCACGGTGAAGCCGGCGAAGGCGCCGCGGTCCTGGTTGCCGATGCCCTCGAGGTCGAGGTTCACACCGTCCATCCGCCGGGCGGTGACGGCGTCGACGAGCTCGTGGCTCAGCCGTGCCGGGGCGCCGGGGTCGTTGACCAGGCTGTGCAGGGTGGCGGCGTCGAACTGCTTGGCGGTGAGCACCACCCCGGCACCGGCACCGTGGGCGCGGTCGACCAGCCCGGTGAGCGCGGCGCTCTGGTAGCCGTCCCAGCCGTCGCCGCCGCGGAGCAGCGAGCCGTCGCCGTTGACGTCCACGCCGAAGTAGGCGACGGTGGTGAGCGCGCGCAGCGGGTAGCCCCCCGCGGCGCCCAGGTTCCAGTACGGGGCGAAGCCGAAGATCTCGTGCGGGTGCAGGGCGTGCTCGGCGTAGCCGCTGGCGGGGAGCGCCACCGCCTGCCCCGGCGGCGGCGGCGGCGCGCTGCGGGGGACGCCCGCGGGGGCGCCGGGGGCGGCGGGCCGGAGCAGGCTCAGGGAGTGCGGGGCGGCGGCGGAGGGGAGGGCGCGGTGCGGTGTCGCCGCGCAGAGCCCGGCGCCGGCGGCGACCAGCGCCACCACGGCGAGGGCGTTGCGCCGTCGCGCCGGCAGCATGGCGATACGGCGGGACAGGGCACGGACCACCATCCCCTCCCCTCCTCAGGCCGGCAGTCGCAGCTGGCGGGCGACGTAGATGGCGAGGTCGGGACGCAGCGCCATCACCCGCACCGGCAGGCCGCCGACCCTGGTCTCGATCTCGACGTAGCCGGCGCGGTAGAGGATCTCCGACGGCTGGCCGTTGCCGATGTCGATCTTGAAGCCGCCCCGCCCGGTCCACGGCGAGCCCAGGCTGGCGTCGAGCGGCTGCTCGACCACGATCTGCTCGCCGTTGCCCACGAAGTTCTGGACGTAGTACAGCACCGGCGGCGAGTCCGGCCCGAGCTGATGGCCGACGTTGGCGGCGAGGTCGAGGTGGAAACCCCCCGGGGTCTGGACCAGCAGCGCCTTGGCCGCGCCCCGCGGCGGCCCGTCGATGATCTCGTCGGGGATCTGCTCGGCCGAGTCGGGGAGCAGCACCTTCGCCGGCCGGAAGGCGTCGGGGCCGAAGCTCGGCGACCGGTCCACCTTCACCGCCTCGGCGGTGCGCACCGTCTTGCCGGCGAAGACGATCACCTCACGGAGCATGACGTCGTCGGCGGTGACGCAGGAGTCGACCGTGGCCTGGTTGTCGGCGGAGCCGATCGGCTGGCTGCCGAACTGGTCGTACACGTAATGGATGCAGTGCTCGCCGAGCACCGTCGACCCGCCCTTGCGGGTCGCCTTGCCGGCCCCGACGGCGGCGTCGAGCGCGGGCTGAGAGATCAGGCCGCCGAGAATCGCGGGCGCGTGCGGGGTCGTGAACCCGTCGCCGCTGCCGCCGAGGGTCACCGTGTTGGTGCGGGTGACGATGCTGCCGGAGAGCACCGCGCCCCCGGGGGGCGGCCCGGCACGGTGCTCGAGACGCACGTCGAACGGACGCTTCACCGCCAGGTAGTCGGTCTGCACCCTGGTCTCCGGGCCGGCGCTGTCCTCGACGTGATAGCTGACCGTGAAGGTCTGCGCCGGCTGCACCGCGGGCGGCGGCGGCACCTCGGCGGCACTGTTGCCGCCGCCCCGGCCGCGGACGGCGAGGAGGCCCAGCGAGGCCACCAGCACGAGCAGGGTGGCGCCCACGACCAGCGCGATGCCGAGCACGCGCCGCGACCGCGGTGGCGCCGCCGCGGCGGTGCGGGTGGCGCCGGTGGCCACCGGCCGGTGTCCGTTGGTCGACCCCACCACGGGGAGGGCGCGATCCGTCCTGGATGCGCCCTTGACACTCCACGAGCTGCGTCGTCTCGGCACCTGCTCCCTTCCCCTACTGGCACCCGGAGCCGAACAGCCCGGGCTCAACCACATTCTGCACATCTCCGGGGAGGGCGCGGCCGTTGAACAGCGGGGGCAGCTGGGTCTCGCCGAGCACGGCGGCGAGCACCAGCACACCGAGCAGCAGCACCGCCTCGGCGATCACCACCCGGCGCAGCGACAGCACCGTCGGCCCCGCACGCCGTCCCCGTCGCGCCGCCTCCGGCAGCTCCTGCTCGCGGCGGTGGGCGGCGACCATGCGGTTGTTCACCAGGCCGAAGATCAGGGCGAGGGCGACCCCGGTCACCTTGAAGCCCGCCACCACCCCGTAGCCGGTGCACCAGAGCGCGTTGAGGTTGGAGAGCAACCGCACCAGGATGATCAGCCCGGTGGCGACGAGGACCCCGGCGGTCACGGTCATCACCCGCGAGAAGCGGCTCACCGCCGCCCAGATCTGCGCCGCGTCGCCGCCGGGGAACACCACCACCAGCAGCGCCAGCAGGCCGCCCGCCCAGAAGGCGGTGAGCAGGATGTGGCTCATCATCATCGGGATGTAGAGCCACTCCGGGCTGGCGCTGCCGGTGCCGACGTGGGTGCCGGCGACGAACGCGCCCGCCAGCGCCAGGGCGAGGACGGCGAGCACCACCGGCAGCCGGTCGAGGGCCCGGGCGTCGCGGCCGCGGCGCACGATCAGCATCACCACGCCGACGAGGCCGAGCCAGAGCAGCGCCTTCACCCCCCAGAGGGCGCCGATCGACGAGGCGACGATCCGCGAGGTGCCCACGCCGATGAGCAGCTCGCTGAGCCGCTCGGCGTTGAGCCAGAGCAGCACCGGCATCAGCACCGCGGAGGCCGCACCGGCGACGAGGAGCGCCCGCCAGGCCCTGCCGGCGGGCAGCGGCGGACCGGCCGCGGTGGCGAGCACCGGGCGGCTGCGCCAGAGCAGCGCGCCGAGGAGGACGATGCCGAGCACCGCGTAGAGGAGGACGATCTCCACCGACCGCGCCGCCTCGATGAGCCCGGTGAGCCCGGCGGCGCCACCGCCGCTCTCGAAGCTGCCCACCCGGCGCGCGGCCTGGCTGATGTCGCTCTGCAGCGCCGCCGCGGTCTGCGGGGTGCGCACCGCGAAGTAGTACTGGCCGACCACGGGGTGGGCGTCGAGGCCGACCGCCACCCAGGTGACCAGGAGCACGCCGGCGGCGGTGGGCTTCAGCCGGGCGACGATGGTCTCGTCGTCCTGGAAGGCCGGGGGGCCGGCGAGTGCCGATCCCTGGTCGCCCTCGACGGTGAGCCGGAAGAGCGAGCGGTCGACCGGCTCGTTGTACCTGAGCAGCACCTGGGACTGCGGCCCCGTCACCGTCGACGAGGGTGCGGGGAGCACCGCCAGGATCCGGGCGTGGGCCTGGGCATGGAGGGGGAGCGCGAGCAGCAGCCCGGCCGCCACCACGGTGGCGGCCAGGCCACGGCCCAGCCAGACGATGCGCATCCGCGCTCCGACCGTTCCGTGCGCTCTCAGCTCACCTCACGGACGTGGGGACCGGCGGCGCCGCCGGCAGCATCCGGAGGACGTCGGTCAGGGTCCGCTCCGCCGCATCGGACGGTGTCGCGGCACCCGGCGCCGCGCTGACCCCCAGCGCCGACGAGGGCACCGGCTGCTTGCCGCCGGGCGCCCCCGGGAGGCCCGGGAGGGCGGGCGGGAAGGGCTGCTTGCTGCAGCCGTTCTGGGTGCAGTGGTCCGGCGGGAAGGTCGGCGGGTTGGGGCCGGGCGGGGGCGCCGCCTGGCTGAAGGGGGCGGGCTGGGCGACCAGGTCGCAGGGGCCGAGGCCGGCACGGACGTGCTCCTCGACGCGGCCGAGCTCGAGGGCGCCCGCCGAGGTGGTCTTGCCCCGGGTCGCCTTGGGAGCCAGCCGGGCCTGGATGCCCGCACCCTTGATGTCGAGGTGGCCGCCACTGACCGCGGCGCTGCCGGGCTGGAGCTGGAAGTCGGCCTGGCCGATGCCGGCGGCCTCCAGCGCCTGGGAGAACTTCTGCTGCTGCTCGTTGAACGCCTTGCGCTGGGCCTCGCCCGGGCTGGCGGTGCCGCCCTGGACGCTGAAGCCGTCGCCGCTGAAGCTGTAGACGGAGGCGTTGGCGTTGCGCACGCCGTGGAAGTCGAGCTTCCAGGTGCCCACCGCGCCCTCGGGGGTGCCGTCCATGCTCCACTTGATCTCGGAGCGGAGGAAGTCGATGTGCAGCGCGCCGATGTTGATGTCATACCCGGTGGCGACCTCGCTGCCGCCGACGGTCTTGCCGTCGTAGGTGACGTCGGAGTGGGCCAGGCTCTGGCCGCCGTTGGCGTTGGCGCCCTCGGGGGTGCCGAGCACCAGGGCGCGGGCGTCGGACACCGCCTTGCGCGGCTCCGCGTAGGCGGTGGTGTGGGCGAAGGGGCCGTCGTCGTGCTGGTCGGCGGTGCGGCCGTTGACGGGCGGCGGCCAGTAGGCGTTCGCTCCGGTCGGGTTGGCCGGGTAGACGCCCGAGGTGCCGAGCACGATCTCGCCGGCATAGCCCTCGTAGTACTCGGTCGCCAGCGCGCGCGAATCCGGCTGCGCGGTGATCGCGGCCGAGCTGTAGGGACCCCCGGCGAGGTTCTGGTAGGGGATCTCCAGGATCCCGGCGATCACCAGCGCGTTGCCGTCGGCGTAGTAGTCGGTGAGGCACTGCGGCCCTTCGCTCACCGGCCCCGCGTCGATCGCCTCCGACGCCCGTGCGTAGCGCGCGCCCGCGGTCGCCAGCATGCTGCCGGCCACCGTCAGGACCAGCGCCGTGCGGGCGACGCGCCCCCGGCTCCTCCGCCTGCCCATGGAATCCCCTCCTAGCTTCATCACCGTCCCTCGCCCGTTGCCACTGCTGCTGGGCTCTTCGCCCCTGCTGCCCGCTGACCCGCCGTCTTGGCATGGGCCATGTAACCGTTCTCCTCCAGCCAGCTCGCCGCCTGCTGCGAGGGGCCGTGGAACTTGACCCGGCCGCGCTCGAGCACGTGGATCGTGTCCGCGGCCTTGAGCAGGACCCCGATGTACTGCTCGACGAGCACGATGATCCGGCCCTCGTCGGCGATCGACCGGACCGTGCCGACCAGGTCGGCGACGATCCGCGGGGCCAGGCCGAGCGACAGCTCGTCGAAGAGGATCACCCGCGCGCCGGTGACCAGCGCGCGCCCGATCGACACCATCCGCTGCTCGCCGCCCGAGAGCCGGAAGGACGGGACCTTCTCGCGCTCCTTGAGGCGGGGGAACATGGTGAAGATCTTCTCGACGCGGTCGTTGACCTCGGCCTTGTCGAGCCCCCAGCCGCCCACGGTGAGGTTCTCCCGCACCGACAGCGAGGGGAAGACGCGCCGGCGCTCGGCGACGTACACGATGCCCGCCTGGCCACGCCGGTGGGCGGGCCAGCCGGTGATGTCGCGGCCGTCGAGGTCGACGCTGCCGCCCTGGGTCCTGACCAGGCCGGCGATGCCGGAGAGCAGGCTGGTCTTGCCCGCCCCGTTGGCGCCGATGACGCCGACCACCTGGCCCGGGGGACAGTCGAGGCTGACGCCCCGCACCGCCGGCACCGGGCCGTAGAAGACCTTGAGATCACGGACCGTCAGCCCGGTGCCCTCGACCGCCGCCCTCGCCGGCGGGGACGGGGGCGCCGCAGCGCCGGCCGGCACCGCGGTCTGGGCCTGCGACTGCGCCACCGGCGCTGCCGCCGCCTGCGGCTGGGACCTGGCCCACTCCAGGCGCCCCTCGGGCACCTGTGGCGCCGAGTAGTCGCGGCGCTGCACCGCGGGCATCGACGGGGCCGGCTGCGCCGGCTGGGCCGGCTGCCCCCCCGGAGGGGTGCGCAGCGAGAAGCCCGGGTCGGTCTCGATGGAGTTGTCGTCGCTCATCACGCGGTCACCAGCTCGCCCAGGTAGACACGCCGCACCTGCTCCTCTTGCATCACGCTCTCGAGCGGTCCCTGCACCAGCAGGTGACCGTCCTCCATCACCATCAGGTGCTGGGCGATCGAGGTGATGAACTTGAGGTCGTGCTCGATCGCGAGCAGCCCCCAGCCCTCCTTCGCCTGCAGCCCGATGAGCACCTCGACCAGCCGCTCGGCCTCCTCGTCCTCGAGGCCGCTCACCGGCTCGTCGAGCATCAGCACCTGGGGTCGCACCGAGAGCGCGCGGATCAGCTCCACCTCGCGGCGCACGCCGAAGGGGAGCGCGATCACCGGCACCTCGCGCATCGCGCCGAGCCCGAAGTGGTCGAGCAGCCAGTCGATCCGCTCGACGCGCTCCGGGGAGCCGCCGCCGTACCCGCAGACCACGTTCTGCCCGACGGTGAGGATGTCGGCGAGGCGGGGCTGCTGGAAGGTCCGGCGCACACCCATGCGGGCCCGTGCGAACGGCGGCCGTCCGCTGATGTCCTCGCCGCCGAGGAGCACCGTCCCCTCGCACGGGACGAAGCCCGTCAGCGCGTTGAACAGGGTGGTCTTGCCGGCCCCGTTGGCGCCGACGATCCCGACCCGCTCGCCGGGGCCCACCCGCACGCTGACACCGTCCACCGCGGTGACCCCGCCGAACCGCACGGTGATCTGGCGACCCTCGAGCGCCGCCGCCCCCGAGACGGTGGTGCGCGGCGCCACCGGGGGCGGGGCGACGGTGGTCAGGTCGCTGAGCCGCACCGGGGAGGTGCCGGCGCCGTTCGCGCCGTTGACCGCCACCCCGGTGAGCTCCATCTCGGAGCCGTCCGGCTCGGCCGGCGTCCTGCCGCGCACCCGGTCCGCAAGCGAGCGGAGGGCGACACCGAGCCGGTCGCGGTGCCGGCCGAGCAGCAGGGCGACGAGCAGGATCGTCCCGGAGAGGAAGTTCGGCGAGGGACTGATGCCGAAGTGCTCCAGGGTGATCGGGAGGCCGACGAACGCGATCGCGACCAGCACGATCGACGAGAGGTCGCGCATCCCGCTGGCGATCGGGATGGCGAGGAAGATGACCGAGAAGATGATGCCGAAGCTGAACGGCGACGGCGGGGTGCCGTTGACGAACGCCGAGAGGCAGCCGGCCAAGGCGATCAGCAGGCCCGAGACGCCGAAGACGAGCAGCTTGACCGCCCAATTGCGCAGCCCCGTCGCCGAGGCGCCCTCGGGCACGTGCCCGACCAGCACCGCGTGGAAGCCCTGCCGCGACCTCAGCAGGCGGTGCACCCCGTACATGCTGGTGAACACCACCACCGCGGCCACCAGGTAGATGAGGCGCTGGGTGTCGAACCAGCCGCTGAGGTCGGGCTGGTAGACGCTGCGGCCGGCGGCGCCGCCGGTGAGCACCGGGATCGAGAAGATCACCTTCTCGATCCCCACCTGGATCACCAGCGAGGCGACCACGAAGTACAGGCCGGTCACCGCCAGCGAGGCCAGCCCGCCGAGCAGCGAGAGCCCGATCACGCAGACGATCGCGATCGCCAGACCGAGAAGGTGGTGGCCGATCCCGCCCTGCGCGCCGTTGTAGGCGAAGAGGTAGGCGGCGAGGCCGGCCATGCCGGCGCCGTTGAGCGGCAGCTCGCGCAGCGCGGCGATGGGCAGGAAGAGCCCGAGGCCGATGAGCGCGGCCACCACCGACGACGAGCCCGCGTAGAGCAGGTCGTTGGGGAGCAGGAAGAACCCCGCCACGGTGAGCGCGAGCACCACCGTGAGCGGCGAGAACCTCGGCTTGGGAAGGCGCAGGGCGGCGAGGCGCGAGACCGCCCCGCCCGGTGCCACGGCGCCCGTCACTGGTGCGTTCATCTCCCCTTCCTCAGGTCTGCAGGTGCGCCAGGTGGCGCCGCTTGGTGCCCGCGTAGAACACCGCGATGGCCATGATCACCACCGTCCCCAGCTGCTCGGTCCCCGGGGGCATGATGCCGAGGACGCCGCCGCCGAGGATGCCCTCGGTGGTGCCGATGAGCACCCCGCCACCGAAGGCCAGGGCGAAGGACTCGAGCCCGCCGAGGATCGCCCCCGCCAGCGCATACACGGAGACGAACAGCAGCAGGATGGTGTCGAGCAGGGTCCGGTTGCTGATCAGGATCCCGGCCAGCCCGGCCATGCCGCCGGCCATCGCCCACACCCCGATCACGTAGATGCTGAGCGGGATGCCCAGGGTGGCCGCACCCGCCGGGTCGTCGTAGATGGCCCGGACGAAGAGACCGAAGCGGGTGTAGCGGATCATCGCCGTGGCCGCGAGCACCACCGCGAGGGTCACCGCGAAGGTGCCGATCTGGTGCGCGGCGACGAAGGTGAGCGCGAAGTTGAAGCCGCCGGTGCCGAAGGGCGAGACCGGGGCGATCGTGGTCGGGGGCAGGATCCGGTCGACCAGCGCGAAGAGCAGCAGGGTGATGCAGAGCGTGAAGATCATGACGAAGCCCTTGGGCCAGTCGCTCATGAGCAGGTTGCACCAGCCCAGGAACGCTCCGACCGCGGCTCCCACGATCACTGCCGCGACCAGGGAGACGATCACCGGAGCCCCCCATTGGGCGGTCATCCAGTAGAAGACGGTCGCTCCCAGGGCGGCGACTCCCGCCTGTCCCAGGTTGACGACGCGGCTGATGCGGTAGGAGGCGACCATGCCGAAGGCCATCAGCCCGTAGATCGTCCCCAGGAACACGCCGATGATCAGCGCGGAGACGAAGAGCGCCACCGTGAGTTTCTCCTTGTTGGCCGACAGGCCGAAGAGCCGTCGTGGATTGGAGGAGTGAGCCCGGGGGACCCTTGCGTGGAGGTGGAGGCCCCCCGGGCTCGTCGGATTCAGTCAGCCGGCAACGGCCGGTGAGCTGTCTAGGTGTTGACGGGGTCGGGCAGGATGCGCTTCAGGCCGTAGCCCTGGTCGGCATCACCGGTGGTCCACTCGTAGAGGTACTCCCGGTTGAAGGAGTACGGCTCCTGGCCGTGGTCGCCGTGCGGCCATTTCAGGGTCACTCCCATCCCGCTGTCGAAGGACTGCGTCTCCAGCGCCTGGATGAAGCGGGCGCGGGTGAGGTTGGGTCCGAGGGTGCGGGCCACGTCGCCGAAGATCTTGGTGCAGACGATCGTGGACTGGGTGATGTGATGGCCCATCACGTACTTCAGGTGGAAGCCGACGATGTCGAAGCCGGTGTACTTGTTGGTGAGCATCCGCCAGAACTGCAGGCCGGGAAGCGCCTCGTCGGCCGCGGAGTTGCCCTGCGCGCCGGGCACGACCCACGAGGTGATCGTGGTGACGTGGTTCTTGGTGTAGTCACCGAAGATGGGGCCGTACCCCGGGTCGCCGGTGAGGTGGTTCGCGAAGAAGCCCTTGCTGGGGTACCAGTTCTGGCCCTGCGCGTCGTGGAAGAACTTGGCCACGGGAGCCGGCCACGAGAACGAGACGATGGCGTCGGGGTTGGCGACGCGCATCGCCAGCACGTGCTGCGACTCGTCCGGCGAGTCCCACTCCTGACCGACCTTCTGGACGACCTTGATGCCGTGCTGCTGGAAGACCTGGGTGGCCACGTCGGCCGCCGCGATGTCCTCGGAGACGTTCAGGTAGAGGATGCCCACGGTCGCGGGCTTGGTGTTCGTCGAGATCCACTTGGCCACATTGCTCGCCTCGCGCATGCCGTTGGCATGGCAGGGGAACATGTAGGGGTCGGTGTACTCGCTCTTGAACCAGCCCCAGCTCATCCACGGCACCTTGTCCTTGGCGAGGGTGTCGTGGATGACGTCGGTGACGAAGGTCTCGGACGGCACGAACGCGAAGACCTGGCCCTTCAGCTTCTCGTAGCAGGCACGGGCGCGGGTCACGTCGCCGCCGTCGTCGCAGGTCAGCAGGTTGACCTTGCGACCGGCGACGCCACCGGTGTCGTTGATGTACCGGACCACGGCGTCGGTCATGCGCTGGCTGGCCAGGGCGATGGGGGGACCGAGGCTGCGGTTCGCCGATGCGATGTTGATGAGGCCGATGTTGATCGACGTCGCGGTCACGCCCACGTCGGAGGCGAAGTTGGCTCCGGGAGCGGGCGCGGCGGGATTCGGGACCGCCGGCTTGGGCACGACCGGGGCGGGCGGAAGGTTCTTGTTGGCGCCGGCCGCCGGAGCTGCCGGGTTGGCGGCACCCGGCGCTGCGGGGGCGGGATTGGCGGCGCCGGGCGCGGCGGGCGCCGGGTTCGCGCCACTCGGGTTCTGGGCGCCGGTGCCCGGGGCCTGGCCCTGGGACTGGCTGGAGCCCTGCACCGAGGCGTCGGTGCGGGCGGTGCTGGAGCCTCCGCCGCCGCACGCCGCCACCGCGACGACGACGCCGGCCGAGGCGACCCAGAAGCGCGCCTGCCTCGACTTCAATATGTTCCTCATCAGCGTATTCCGCCTCCTTCATCCATCAGCAATTGCTGCACCCGGCCTCGTGCAGTCAGGGTCCAAGCGATCTCTGGGGGCCCTGGCATGGACCCTGTTCGGGTGAATCTCCGCGCGATAAACACGTGCCCTCCGTGGCGCCAGGCGTCCCCTGGGGCGGGGTCGGAATCTCCAACCCGCCCCCACCGACTCCCGATCCGGCAACTGGAGGGAATTCTGAGACAGCCTCTTCGCGAGTCGATACACCCGCAAGCCGCGCCGAACCGTGTTGACGATGACCACCAAAGACGGAGCGGCGGTCGAGAAAGGGGGAGGCGACCGGGGCTGCGGCGACGCTAGCGTGTGGGGTTTTCGCCCGGTGAACCGCGGTTCTTCCGGGCGGTCAGACCGCCGCGTAGAAGCGGTCGAAGAAGATGCGCCCGTCGCGCACGCCCTTGGCCTCGAGCAGCAGCGACGTGCTGTCGCACATCGGCGGATTGCCGCAGAGGTAGACGTCGTACGGGCTGGCGTCGTGGAGGTGGCGCTGGATCGCGTTGGTGACCCTGCCCACCTCGCCGGCCCACCCGTCCCCGGGCACCTCGACGACGGGGAGGTGGGTGAACGAGCGCAGCCGCCGGCCGATCGCCGCGATCTCGCCGGCGAGCACCACCTCCTCGGGGATGCGGGCCCCGAAGTAGAAGTGGAACTCGCGGGGATCGTCGCGCTCGACCGCCTGCTCGAGCATCGACAGGATCGGGGCGATCCCCGAGCCTCCCGCCACCAGCAGCACCGGGTCGGCGCCCTCGCGGAGGTAGCCGACGCCGTAGGGTCCGCGCACCCGCATCGGGCTGCCCCGCTCGAGCCGGTCGATCTGGCCGCTGAAGCGGCCCCCCTGGATGCGCTTGGCGACGAACTCGGTGGTGGGCTGGCGCGACGGGGGGCTGCTGATCGAGTAGGCGCGCCAGTCGTCCTGGCTGCCGGGGACGCCCAGCTGGACGTACTGCCCGGCGTAGAAGTGAAGGGGGCGCTCGAGCTCGAGGCGCAGCCGCCAGAGGTCGCCGCCGAGGTGCTCGACCCCGGCCACCTCCGCGCGGCGCTCCTCGGGCACCAGGTCGGGGAGCATCCGCGGGTCGTTCACCGTCGAGCTCTGGATCTCCAGGTCGCAGAGCGGGATGGCGCAGCAGAGCAGCGCCCAGCCATCCTCGCGCTCGCCGGGAGGCAGCGAGTAGGGCGAGGCGATGCCGAAGTCGACCTCGCCGTCGAGCAGGAGGTACTTGCAGCTCGAGCAGTTGCCGTGGAGGCAGCCGTACTTCAGCCGCACCCCCTGGCGGAGGGCGGCGGCGAGCACGCTCTCGCCGGGGTTGACCTCGAAGCTGCGCCCGTCGGGGGTGAGCTGGACCTGGTGGATCTCGCTGGTCTCGGCCACGGGGGGAGGATCAGCCGGCGGCCGGGCCGGGCGCCTCCGCCTCGTCCCCCTCGAGGTAGCTCATCTCCGAGGTGACCAGGAAGTAGTCGCCGCCGGCGTGGGCGCGGCCCACGAAGGTGGCCATGGTCACCAGCCACTGGCTCAGCTGCAGCGGCCGGCCCAGTGCCTCGGCGACGTCCTCCATCTCGATGCGCAGCTCGCCCTCGCCCTCGATCTTCCAGTAGGTGCCGAAGTCGTGCACCTGAGCGTCGGGATACCGCATCTCCACCACCTCGATGGTGGCGTCGGCCTCCTCGCTCTTCATCAGGCCGAGGGCTACCTTCCGGCGCGGACCCGAGATCATCGTGCTCATGTTCGGGGGACTCCCCCGCCCCCTGCCACTGGCGCCGGCGACAGGCCGAGCGCCTCCAGGAGCTCGCGCTGGCCCTGCAGCACCCCGGCGAGGGCGTCGTCGAAGGTGACCACGTCGATCCGCGCCCGGTCGAAGACGGGGCGCAGCGCGCGGGTGGCCTCGAGCACCGGCGGGGTCCAGGCGTCGATCCACTCCACGATGGTGTCGCGGTTGGCGGCGTGGCCCTCGACCGGCTCGGCGGTGACCATCCGCACCAGCTCCTCGGTGTAGGCGAGGTTGCGGCGGCGGTCGCGCTCGGTGGTGCTGACGATGAAGGGGGTGACC
Coding sequences:
- a CDS encoding response regulator transcription factor; this encodes MTTEERTDVFVVDDHAVVRVGVRSFLEGTGRFRVVAEASSLTEARMRMSTLPETTTLLIADMQLKGGSGIDIIREARLREPPLEVIVLTSFPSARILRRALAIGARGFVLKEAGGGALLEALDWAKQGHI
- a CDS encoding glycosyl hydrolase family 18 protein; translated protein: MVVRALSRRIAMLPARRRNALAVVALVAAGAGLCAATPHRALPSAAAPHSLSLLRPAAPGAPAGVPRSAPPPPPGQAVALPASGYAEHALHPHEIFGFAPYWNLGAAGGYPLRALTTVAYFGVDVNGDGSLLRGGDGWDGYQSAALTGLVDRAHGAGAGVVLTAKQFDAATLHSLVNDPGAPARLSHELVDAVTARRMDGVNLDLEGIGNQDRGAFAGFTVAVANALHAANPRWQVTVDTYANSASDTAGYFDVARIAPAVDAFFVMAYNMQGDNPSAVAPLRGAPSNDGAAVAAYAAAAGPGKVILGMPFYGVDWPTASGDHAAPASGPSKPVTYAELATAGHPRYWDPVTAAPWTSWQEASGQWHLAYYEDPQSIAMKAELADAAHLRGVGIWALGMDGNDPAMARAVLGHAAPVKLALGPAPTPAATAPPVVAAAPPQRRAPAAPTAPPRPAPPPPAPVPAPAPPPLVPLPSPGPMPHVEVHAS
- a CDS encoding CopD family protein; its protein translation is MRIVWLGRGLAATVVAAGLLLALPLHAQAHARILAVLPAPSSTVTGPQSQVLLRYNEPVDRSLFRLTVEGDQGSALAGPPAFQDDETIVARLKPTAAGVLLVTWVAVGLDAHPVVGQYYFAVRTPQTAAALQSDISQAARRVGSFESGGGAAGLTGLIEAARSVEIVLLYAVLGIVLLGALLWRSRPVLATAAGPPLPAGRAWRALLVAGAASAVLMPVLLWLNAERLSELLIGVGTSRIVASSIGALWGVKALLWLGLVGVVMLIVRRGRDARALDRLPVVLAVLALALAGAFVAGTHVGTGSASPEWLYIPMMMSHILLTAFWAGGLLALLVVVFPGGDAAQIWAAVSRFSRVMTVTAGVLVATGLIILVRLLSNLNALWCTGYGVVAGFKVTGVALALIFGLVNNRMVAAHRREQELPEAARRGRRAGPTVLSLRRVVIAEAVLLLGVLVLAAVLGETQLPPLFNGRALPGDVQNVVEPGLFGSGCQ
- a CDS encoding ABC transporter ATP-binding protein, translated to MSDDNSIETDPGFSLRTPPGGQPAQPAQPAPSMPAVQRRDYSAPQVPEGRLEWARSQPQAAAAPVAQSQAQTAVPAGAAAPPSPPARAAVEGTGLTVRDLKVFYGPVPAVRGVSLDCPPGQVVGVIGANGAGKTSLLSGIAGLVRTQGGSVDLDGRDITGWPAHRRGQAGIVYVAERRRVFPSLSVRENLTVGGWGLDKAEVNDRVEKIFTMFPRLKEREKVPSFRLSGGEQRMVSIGRALVTGARVILFDELSLGLAPRIVADLVGTVRSIADEGRIIVLVEQYIGVLLKAADTIHVLERGRVKFHGPSQQAASWLEENGYMAHAKTAGQRAAGAKSPAAVATGEGR
- a CDS encoding ATP-binding cassette domain-containing protein; its protein translation is MNAPVTGAVAPGGAVSRLAALRLPKPRFSPLTVVLALTVAGFFLLPNDLLYAGSSSVVAALIGLGLFLPIAALRELPLNGAGMAGLAAYLFAYNGAQGGIGHHLLGLAIAIVCVIGLSLLGGLASLAVTGLYFVVASLVIQVGIEKVIFSIPVLTGGAAGRSVYQPDLSGWFDTQRLIYLVAAVVVFTSMYGVHRLLRSRQGFHAVLVGHVPEGASATGLRNWAVKLLVFGVSGLLIALAGCLSAFVNGTPPSPFSFGIIFSVIFLAIPIASGMRDLSSIVLVAIAFVGLPITLEHFGISPSPNFLSGTILLVALLLGRHRDRLGVALRSLADRVRGRTPAEPDGSEMELTGVAVNGANGAGTSPVRLSDLTTVAPPPVAPRTTVSGAAALEGRQITVRFGGVTAVDGVSVRVGPGERVGIVGANGAGKTTLFNALTGFVPCEGTVLLGGEDISGRPPFARARMGVRRTFQQPRLADILTVGQNVVCGYGGGSPERVERIDWLLDHFGLGAMREVPVIALPFGVRREVELIRALSVRPQVLMLDEPVSGLEDEEAERLVEVLIGLQAKEGWGLLAIEHDLKFITSIAQHLMVMEDGHLLVQGPLESVMQEEQVRRVYLGELVTA